Proteins from one Triticum aestivum cultivar Chinese Spring chromosome 7A, IWGSC CS RefSeq v2.1, whole genome shotgun sequence genomic window:
- the LOC123150906 gene encoding kinesin-like protein KIN-7D, chloroplastic, producing the protein MASPRRNASRGAAAAAAGRDGAQSDSPTYTTATPRSRFAAEFSPEAFDEPGAGEAPSAKESVTATVRFRPLSSREIRQGEEIAWYADGETIVRNEHNPNIAYAYDRVFGPTTTTQQVYDVAAQHVVSGAMQGINGTIFAYGVTSSGKTHTMHGDQRSPGIIPLAVKDAFGIIQETLNREFLLRVSYLEIYNEVVNDLLNPAGKNLRIREDLQGTFVEGIKEEVVLSPTHVLSLIAAGEEHRHVGSTNFNLLSSRSHTIFTLTVESSPFCESNEGETVTFSQLNLIDLAGSESSRAETTGARRKEGSYINKSLLTLGTVISKLTDGKATHVPFRNSKLTRLLQSSLSGQGRVSLICTVTPASSNSEETHNTLKFAHRSKHIEIQALQNKIIDEKSLIKKYQSEIRQLREELEQLKRGIFTATPLKDVTEDNIILWKQKLEDGNVKLQSRLEQEEEAKAALLGRIQRLTKLILVSTRATQTTRSSQHPGTRRRHSFGEGELAYLPHRRRDIVMNNYRNELVMPMEGFGEALEMSPKEEKQSRKGLLNWFKLRKRDSGSATLACSDGGKSSLTKSFTAPPTRLEDGINFLSEQRTWNSMLDENVPADFLSVDLGIPSDSSPVEGILSVQSVSRKSEILDDVDLLREQLKISSGEAVLHANVVKHLTEEAGISGMNKQIEMEKMANDEIKCKRQIISLENQNVHSVLDSQEKLDTSKLSSYYTKILKQLNEKAFQLEVKTADNRILEDQLEKKAIECEELRETVVYLKEQIVQALQIDEFLPERIRLQQQTGIGHDVGSQVHNDNPLSSDVSEKPLENTSQSEIGELKQRLCELTEVKAQLEARNQELLEESTYAKGLASAAGVELRALSEEVTKLVKQNEKLAGELESARNSTPRRASHSPKAARKGGHIERHEPGGKRDTNSSSQREQALEAMLVEKDQREAELQKKIEESKQKEAFLEGELANIWTLVAKLRKAEGNCEDDSDAIHTIV; encoded by the exons ATGGCGTCGCCGCGCCGGAATGCCTCCCGtggggcggccgcggcggcggcggggcgggatgGGGCTCAGTCGGACTCGCCGACGTACACCACCGCGACGCCCCGGTCGCGGTTCGCGGCGGAGTTCTCGCCCGAGGCGTTCGACGAGCCGGGGGCCGGGGAGGCGCCGTCGGCCAAGGAGAGCGTCACCGCGACCGTCCGCTTCCGGCCGCTCAG ttCGCGGGAGATTCGGCAGGGGGAGGAGATCGCGTGGTACGCGGACGGCGAGACCATCGTGCGGAACGAGCACAATCCCAACATCGCCTATGCCTATG ATCGTGTGTTTGGACCAACTACGACAACACAACAGGTATATGATGTTGCGGCTCAACATGTTGTCAGTGGTGCCATGCAAGGAATAAATG GTACAATATTTGCATATGGGGTTACAAGCAGTGGGAAGACACACACGATGCAT GGAGATCAAAGATCCCCAGGGATTATACCTTTGGCCGTGAAAGATGCGTTTGGCATAATACAAGAG ACCCTGAATCGGGAGTTTCTTCTTCGTGTATCATACCTGGAAATTTATAACGAG GTTGTGAACGATCTCCTAAATCCTGCAGGGAAGAATTTACGAATTAGGGAGGATCTTCAG GGAACATTTGTTGAGGGCATAAAGGAAGAAGTAGTGTTATCTCCTACCCATGTTTTGTCCCTTATTGCAGCCGGAGAAg AGCATAGGCATGTTGGATCCACTAACTTTAATCTTCTAAGTAGCAGAAGCCACACAATTTTCACACTG ACAGTAGAGAGCAGCCCCTTCTGTGAGTCTAATGAAGGAGAAACGGTTACTTTTTCGCAGCTG AACCTCATCGATCTGGCAGGTTCAGAGAGTTCAAGGGCTGAAACAACAGGAGCACGCCGGAAGGAAGGGTCTTATATCAATAAAAGTCTGCTGACTCTTGGAACG GTGATATCAAAACTGACTGACGGAAAAGCTACTCATGTTCCATTCCGGAACTCAAAATTAACACGTTTGCTGCAGTCATCCTTGAGTGGCCAAGGACGTGTTTCT CTGATTTGCACGGTTACTCCAGCATCGAGCAACTCTGAAGAAACTCATAACACGTTAAAATTTGCCCACCGATCAAAGCACATTGAGATCCAAGCATTACAAAACAAG ATTATTGATGAGAAATCTCTAATAAAGAAGTACCAAAGTGAAATTCGTCAACTAAGGGAAGAGCTAGAACAACTGAAAAGAGGGATCTTTACTGCCACTCCTTTGAAAGATGTCACAGAAGATAATATCATTCTTTGGAAACAGAAG CTAGAAGATGGTAATGTCAAGCTTCAATCTAGACTggaacaagaagaagaagccaaAGCTGCTTTGCTTGGCAGGATACAGCGTCTAACAAAACTAATCCTGGTTTCCACCAGAGCAACCCAGACTACTAGATCATCTCAACATCCTGGCACAAGGCGCAGACATTCTTTTGGTGAAGGAGAG CTGGCATATCTCCCGCATAGAAGGCGAGATATTGTCATGAATAACTATAGAAATGAGCTGGTTATGCCGATGGAAGGATTTGGTGAAGCACTTGAAATGTCTCCTAAGGAGGAGAAGCAAAGTCGTAAAGGACTCCTTAACTGGTTCAAACTTCGG AAGCGTGATAGTGGTTCTGCTACCCTGGCATGTTCTGATGGTGGTAAATCTAGTTTGACCAAATCATTCACTGCTCCTCCAACACGTCTGGAGGATGGGATTAATTTTCTATCAGAACAGAGGACGTGGAATTCTATGCTTGATGAGAATGTACCAGCTGATTTTTTGAGCGTTGATCTTGGAATTCCTTCTGACAGCTCACCTGTAGAAGGAATACTGTCCGTACAAAGT GTCAGCAGAAAAAGTGAAATCTTAGATGATGTTGATCTACTGAGGGAGCAGTTAAAGATTTCGTCAGGGGAGGCTGTGCTCCATGCAAACGTTGTAAAGCACCTCACAGAGGAAGCTGGAATAAGCGGAATGAACAAACAGATTGAG ATGGAAAAGATGGCCAATGATGAGATTAAATGCAAGCGGCAGATAATATCTTTGGAAAATCAAAATGTTCATTCAGTGTTAGACAGTCAAGAAAAGCTTGACACTTCAAAACTTTCATCG TATTACACTAAGATACTTAAGCAACTCAATGAGAAGGCCTTTCAACTTGAG GTGAAAACAGCAGATAACAGGATACTGGAAGACCAGCTAGAGAAAAAG GCAATCGAATGTGAAGAGTTGCGAGAAACGGTTGTTTACTTGAAAGAACAGATCGTCCAAGCTCTTCAAATTGACGAGTTTTTACCAGAAAGAATCAGATTGCAGCAGCAAACAGGCATCGGCCATGACGTTGGATCGCAAGTTCATAATGATAATCCATTATCCAGTGATGTGTCTGAAAAGCCACTGGAAAACACATCACAG TCAGAGATCGGCGAACTGAAGCAGAGATTGTGCGAACTGACTGAAGTCAAAGCTCAGCTAGAGGCCCGTAACCAGGAACTTCTGGAGGAAAGCACGTACGCCAAGGGCCTGGCCTCAGCCGCGGGTGTGGAACTGAGAGCACTTTCTGAAGAAGTCACCAAGCTCGTCAAGCAGAACGAGAAGCTCGCCGGCGAGTTGGAGTCGGCGAGAAACTCGACTCCACGAAGAGCAAGCCATAGCCCGAAGGCAGCTCGAAAGGGCGGCCACATCGAACGGCACGAACCGGGTGGTAAAAGGGACACGAACTCAAGCAGCCAGAGGGAGCAAGCTCTGGAGGCCATGCTCGTGGAGAAGGACCAGAGAGAAGCTGAACTTCAGAAGAAAATCGAGGAGTCGAAGCAGAAGGAGGCGTTCCTGGAGGGCGAGCTCGCAAATATATGGACCCTGGTGGCGAAACTGAGGAAGGCTGAGGGAAATTGCGAAGATGATTCAGATGCCATACACACGATTGTATAG